Proteins encoded in a region of the Globicephala melas chromosome 1, mGloMel1.2, whole genome shotgun sequence genome:
- the SFPQ gene encoding splicing factor, proline- and glutamine-rich isoform X1, whose protein sequence is MSRDRFRSRGGGGGGFHRRGGGGGRGGLHDFRSPPPGMGLNQNRGPLGPGPGQGGPKPPIPPPPPHQQQQQPPPQQPPPQQPPPLQPPPHQPPHPQPPHQPPPPPQDSSKPAVPQGPGPAPGVGSAPPASGSAPPATPPTSGAPTGPGPTPTPPPAVTSAPPGVPPPAPPSSGVPTTPPQAGGPPPPPAGVPGPGPKQGPGAGGPKGGKMPGGPKPVGGPGLSTPGGHPKPPHRGGGEPRGGRQHHPPYHQQHHQGPPPGGPGGRSEEKISDSEGFKANLSLLRRPGEKTYTQRCRLFVGNLPADITEDEFKRLFAKYGEPGEVFINKGKGFGFIKLESRALAEIAKAELDDTPMRGRQLRVRFATHAAALSVRNLSPYVSNELLEEAFSQFGPIERAVVIVDDRGRSTGKGIVEFASKPAARKAFERCSEGVFLLTTTPRPVIVEPLEQLDDEDGLPEKLAQKNPMYQKERETPPRFAQHGTFEYEYSQRWKSLDEMEKQQREQVEKNMKDAKDKLESEMEDAYHEHQANLLRQDLMRRQEELRRMEELHNQEMQKRKEMQLRQEEERRRREEEMMIRQREMEEQMRRQREESYSRMGYMDPRERDMRMGGGGAMNMGDPYGSGGQKFPPLGGGGGIGYEANPGVPPATMSGSMMGSDMRTERFGQGGAGPVGGQGPRGMGPGTPAGYGRGREEYEGPNKKPRF, encoded by the exons ATGTCTCGGGACCGGTTCCGAAGTCGGGGCGGTGGCGGTGGCGGTTTCCACCGACGCGGAGGGGGAGGCGGCCGCGGCGGCCTCCACGATTTCCGCTCCCCGCCACCCGGCATGGGCCTCAATCAGAACCGCGGACCTTTGGGGCCCGGCCCGGGCCAGGGCGGCCCCAAGCCTCCGATCCCGCCACCGCCTCCGcaccagcaacagcagcagccacCGCCGCAGCAGCCGCCACCACAGCAGCCGCCGCCGCTTCAGCCGCCGCCGCACCAGCCGCCGCATCCGCAGCCGCCGCatcagccgccgccgccgccacagGACTCATCTAAGCCTGCCGTCCCTCAGGGACCCGGCCCTGCTCCCGGAGTAGGCAGCGCTCCCCCGGCCTCCGGCTCGGCGCCGCCCGCCACACCCCCGACTTCGGGGGCCCCCACGGGGCCAGGCCCCACCCCGACCCCGCCGCCCGCTGTCACCTCGGCGCCCCCCGGGGTGCCCCCGCCCGCGCCGCCGAGCAGCGGGGTCCCCACCACCCCCCCTCAGGCTGGCGGCCCGCCACCTCCACCCGCGGGGGTCCCGGGCCCCGGGCCTAAGCAGGGCCCAGGAGCCGGCGGCCCCAAAGGCGGCAAAATGCCAGGCGGGCCGAAGCCCGTAGGCGGCCCGGGCCTAAGCACTCCTGGCGGCCACCCCAAGCCGCCGCACCGAGGCGGCGGGGAGCCCCGCGGGGGCCGGCAACACCACCCGCCCTACCACCAGCAGCACCACCAAGGGCCGCCACCCGGCGGGCCCGGGGGCCGCAGTGAGGAGAAGATCTCTGACTCCGAG GGGTTTAAAGCCAACTTGTCTCTCTTGAGGAGGCCTGGAGAGAAAACTTACACGCAGCGTTGTCGGTTGTTTGTTGGTAATCTACCTGCTGATATCACGGAGGATGAATTCAAAAGATTATTTGCTAAATATGGAGAACCAGGAGAAGTTTTTATCAACAAAGGCAAAGGATTTGGATTTATTAAGctt GAATCTAGAGCATTAGCTGAAATTGCTAAAGCTGAACTTGATGATACACCCATGAGAGGTAGACAGCTTCGGGTTCGATTTGCCACACATGCTGCTGCCCTTTCTGTTCGAAATCTTTCACCTTATGTTTCCAATGAACTGTTGGAAGAAGCCTTTAGTCAGTTTGGTCCTATTGAAAGGGCTGTTGTAATTGTGGATGATCGTGGAAGATCTACAGGGAAAGGCATTGTTGAATTTGCTTCTAAACCAGCAGCaagaaaagcatttgaaagaTGCAGTGAAGGTGTTTTCTTACTAACAAC AACTCCTCGTCCAGTCATTGTGGAACCCCTTGAACAGTTAGATGATGAAGATGGTCTTCCTGAAAAACTTGCACAGAAGAATCCAATGTATCAAAA GGAGAGAGAAACCCCTCCTCGTTTTGCCCAGCATGGCACATTTGAGTATGAGTATTCTCAGAGGTGGAAGTCcctggatgaaatggaaaaacagcaGCGGGAACAAGttgaaaaaaacatgaaagatgCAAAGGACAAATTGGAAAGTGAAATGGAAGATGCCTATCATGAGCATCAGGCAAATCTTTTGCGTCAAG ATCTGATGAGACGCCAGGAAGAATTAAGACGCATGGAAGAACTTCACAATCAAGAAATGCAGAAACGTAAAGAGATGCAGTTGAG GCAAGAGGAGGAACGACGtaggagggaagaagagatgaTGATTCGTCAACGTGAGATGGAAGAACAAATGAGACGCCAAAGAGAGGAAAGTTATAGCCGGATGGGCTACATGGATCCG agagaaagagacatgaGAATGGGCGGTGGAGGAGCAATGAACATGGGAG ATCCCTATGGTTCAGGAGGCCAGAAATTTCCACCtctaggtggtggtggtggcataGGTTATGAAGCTAATCCTGGAGTTCCACCGGCAACAATGAGTGGTTCCATGATGGGAAGCGACATG CGTACTGAGCGCTTTGGGCAGGGAGGTGCGGGACCTGTGGGTGGACAGGGTCCTAGAGGAATGGGGCCTGGAACTCCGGCAGGATATGGTAGAGGGAGAGAAGAGTATGAAGGCCCAAACAAGAAACCCCGATTTTAG
- the SFPQ gene encoding splicing factor, proline- and glutamine-rich isoform X2 — MSRDRFRSRGGGGGGFHRRGGGGGRGGLHDFRSPPPGMGLNQNRGPLGPGPGQGGPKPPIPPPPPHQQQQQPPPQQPPPQQPPPLQPPPHQPPHPQPPHQPPPPPQDSSKPAVPQGPGPAPGVGSAPPASGSAPPATPPTSGAPTGPGPTPTPPPAVTSAPPGVPPPAPPSSGVPTTPPQAGGPPPPPAGVPGPGPKQGPGAGGPKGGKMPGGPKPVGGPGLSTPGGHPKPPHRGGGEPRGGRQHHPPYHQQHHQGPPPGGPGGRSEEKISDSEGFKANLSLLRRPGEKTYTQRCRLFVGNLPADITEDEFKRLFAKYGEPGEVFINKGKGFGFIKLESRALAEIAKAELDDTPMRGRQLRVRFATHAAALSVRNLSPYVSNELLEEAFSQFGPIERAVVIVDDRGRSTGKGIVEFASKPAARKAFERCSEGVFLLTTTPRPVIVEPLEQLDDEDGLPEKLAQKNPMYQKERETPPRFAQHGTFEYEYSQRWKSLDEMEKQQREQVEKNMKDAKDKLESEMEDAYHEHQANLLRQDLMRRQEELRRMEELHNQEMQKRKEMQLRQEEERRRREEEMMIRQREMEEQMRRQREESYSRMGYMDPRERDMRMGGGGAMNMGDPYGSGGQKFPPLGGGGGIGYEANPGVPPATMSGSMMGSDMVRMIDVG, encoded by the exons ATGTCTCGGGACCGGTTCCGAAGTCGGGGCGGTGGCGGTGGCGGTTTCCACCGACGCGGAGGGGGAGGCGGCCGCGGCGGCCTCCACGATTTCCGCTCCCCGCCACCCGGCATGGGCCTCAATCAGAACCGCGGACCTTTGGGGCCCGGCCCGGGCCAGGGCGGCCCCAAGCCTCCGATCCCGCCACCGCCTCCGcaccagcaacagcagcagccacCGCCGCAGCAGCCGCCACCACAGCAGCCGCCGCCGCTTCAGCCGCCGCCGCACCAGCCGCCGCATCCGCAGCCGCCGCatcagccgccgccgccgccacagGACTCATCTAAGCCTGCCGTCCCTCAGGGACCCGGCCCTGCTCCCGGAGTAGGCAGCGCTCCCCCGGCCTCCGGCTCGGCGCCGCCCGCCACACCCCCGACTTCGGGGGCCCCCACGGGGCCAGGCCCCACCCCGACCCCGCCGCCCGCTGTCACCTCGGCGCCCCCCGGGGTGCCCCCGCCCGCGCCGCCGAGCAGCGGGGTCCCCACCACCCCCCCTCAGGCTGGCGGCCCGCCACCTCCACCCGCGGGGGTCCCGGGCCCCGGGCCTAAGCAGGGCCCAGGAGCCGGCGGCCCCAAAGGCGGCAAAATGCCAGGCGGGCCGAAGCCCGTAGGCGGCCCGGGCCTAAGCACTCCTGGCGGCCACCCCAAGCCGCCGCACCGAGGCGGCGGGGAGCCCCGCGGGGGCCGGCAACACCACCCGCCCTACCACCAGCAGCACCACCAAGGGCCGCCACCCGGCGGGCCCGGGGGCCGCAGTGAGGAGAAGATCTCTGACTCCGAG GGGTTTAAAGCCAACTTGTCTCTCTTGAGGAGGCCTGGAGAGAAAACTTACACGCAGCGTTGTCGGTTGTTTGTTGGTAATCTACCTGCTGATATCACGGAGGATGAATTCAAAAGATTATTTGCTAAATATGGAGAACCAGGAGAAGTTTTTATCAACAAAGGCAAAGGATTTGGATTTATTAAGctt GAATCTAGAGCATTAGCTGAAATTGCTAAAGCTGAACTTGATGATACACCCATGAGAGGTAGACAGCTTCGGGTTCGATTTGCCACACATGCTGCTGCCCTTTCTGTTCGAAATCTTTCACCTTATGTTTCCAATGAACTGTTGGAAGAAGCCTTTAGTCAGTTTGGTCCTATTGAAAGGGCTGTTGTAATTGTGGATGATCGTGGAAGATCTACAGGGAAAGGCATTGTTGAATTTGCTTCTAAACCAGCAGCaagaaaagcatttgaaagaTGCAGTGAAGGTGTTTTCTTACTAACAAC AACTCCTCGTCCAGTCATTGTGGAACCCCTTGAACAGTTAGATGATGAAGATGGTCTTCCTGAAAAACTTGCACAGAAGAATCCAATGTATCAAAA GGAGAGAGAAACCCCTCCTCGTTTTGCCCAGCATGGCACATTTGAGTATGAGTATTCTCAGAGGTGGAAGTCcctggatgaaatggaaaaacagcaGCGGGAACAAGttgaaaaaaacatgaaagatgCAAAGGACAAATTGGAAAGTGAAATGGAAGATGCCTATCATGAGCATCAGGCAAATCTTTTGCGTCAAG ATCTGATGAGACGCCAGGAAGAATTAAGACGCATGGAAGAACTTCACAATCAAGAAATGCAGAAACGTAAAGAGATGCAGTTGAG GCAAGAGGAGGAACGACGtaggagggaagaagagatgaTGATTCGTCAACGTGAGATGGAAGAACAAATGAGACGCCAAAGAGAGGAAAGTTATAGCCGGATGGGCTACATGGATCCG agagaaagagacatgaGAATGGGCGGTGGAGGAGCAATGAACATGGGAG ATCCCTATGGTTCAGGAGGCCAGAAATTTCCACCtctaggtggtggtggtggcataGGTTATGAAGCTAATCCTGGAGTTCCACCGGCAACAATGAGTGGTTCCATGATGGGAAGCGACATG GTAAGAATGATTGATGTTGGCTGA